Proteins encoded in a region of the Aythya fuligula isolate bAytFul2 chromosome 13, bAytFul2.pri, whole genome shotgun sequence genome:
- the SLITRK4 gene encoding SLIT and NTRK-like protein 4 isoform X1: MRGTTNSLSLFRSLRLLADHKKMFLWLFLVLSSPVSSTTADADISVEICNVCSCVSVENVLYVNCEKVAVYRPNQLKPPWSNFYHLNFQNNLLIILYPNTFLNFTHAVSLQLGNNKLQNIEGGAFMGLSALKQLHLNNNELKILRADTFLGIENLEYLQADYNLIKFIERGAFNKLHKLKVLILNDNLISFLPDNIFRFASLTHLDIRGNRIQKLPYIGVLEHIGRIVELQLEDNPWNCTCDLLPLKAWLENMPYNIYIGEAICETPSDLYGRLLKETNKQELCSMGTGSDFDVRVLPPSQLEPGYSTPNGHTTQTSVHRLVTKPPKTTNPSKISGIVAGKALSNRNLSQIVSYQTRVPPLTPCPVPCICKTHPSDLGLSVNCQERNIESMAELLPKPLNAKKLHVNGNYIKDVDTTDFIEFEGLDLLHLGSNRISAIKGEVFRNLTNLRRLYLNGNQIERLSPEMFAGLHNLQYLYLEYNVIKEILAGTFDLMPNLQLLYLNNNLLRSLPAYIFAGAPLARLNLRNNHFMYLPVSGVLDQLKSLTQIDLEGNPWDCTCDLVALKLWLEKLNEGIVVKELKCETPVQFANIELKSLKNEILCPKLLNKPSGLFTSPVPAVSFTTPLGPVRSPPGGPVPLSILILSILVVLILTVFVAFCLLVFVLRRNKKPTVKHEGIGNQECSSMQLQLRKHDHKSNKKDGLGAEAFIPQTIEQMSKSHTCGLKESETGFTFADPPGQKVILRNINDKEKDLLHVDTRKRLSTIDELDELFPGRDSNVFIQNFLESKKEYNSIGVSGFEIRYPEKQQDKKNKKSLIGGNHSKIVVEQRKSEYFELKAKLQGSPDYLQVLEEQTALNKI; this comes from the exons ATGAGAGGGACAACAA aTTCTTTATCTTTGTTCAGGAGCCTAAGGTTGCTTGCTGATCACAAGAAGATGTTTCTGTGGCTCTTTCTGGTTCTGTCATCTCCAGTTTCTTCTACAACTGCAGATGCTGATATATCTGTGGAAATTTGCAATGTTTGCTCCTGTGTGTCAGTTGAGAATGTACTTTATGTCAACTGTGAGAAGGTTGCAGTCTACAGACCAAATCAGCTTAAACCACCGTGGTCTAATTTTTACCAcctaaattttcaaaacaacCTGCTAATTATTCTATATCCAAATACCTTTCTTAATTTCACACATGCAGTGTCCTTGCAATTGGGTAATAATAAGTTACAGAACATTGAGGGAGGGGCCTTTATGGGTCTTAGTGCATTAAAACAGTTGCACTTGAACAACAATGAATTAAAGATTCTCCGTGCTGACACTTTCCTGGGCATAGAGAACTTGGAGTATCTCCAAGCTGACTACAATTTAATCAAGTTTATTGAACGGGGAGCCTTTAATAAGCTTCACAAGCTGAAAGTCCTTATCCTTAATGACAATCTGATTTCATTCCTTCCCGATAATATTTTTCGATTTGCTTCTCTAACCCATCTGGATATACGAGGGAATCGAATACAGAAGCTTCCATACATTGGAGTCCTGGAACACATTGGGCGAATTGTCGAATTACAGCTGGAAGACAACCCCTGGAATTGTACTTGTGATTTGTTGCCCTTGAAAGCATGGCTGGAGAACATGCCCTATAATATCTACATTGGAGAAGCTATCTGTGAAACTCCCAGTGACTTGTATGGAAGGTTGCTGAAAGAAACCAACAAGCAAGAGCTGTGCTCCATGGGGACAGGGAGTGATTTTGATGTGCGTGTTCTACCTCCCTCGCAGCTGGAGCCTGGTTACAGCACACCAAATGGCCACACCACTCAAACATCAGTGCACAGATTAGTCACAAAGCCGCCGAAGACTACAAATCCTTCAAAGATCTCGGGGATAGTAGCAGGCAAAGCGCTGTCTAATCGTAATCTCAGTCAAATTGTATCTTATCAGACCAGGGTGCCTCCTTTAACTCCTTGCCCAGTCCCCTGCATTTGCAAAACACATCCTTCAGACTTGGGATTAAGTGTAAATTGCCAAGAAAGAAATATAGAGTCAATGGCTGAACTCCTACCAAAACCTTTAAATGCCAAGAAATTGCATGTAAATGGCAACTATATTAAGGATGTGGACACTACAGATTTCATTGAATTTGAGGGGCTGGATTTACTACATCTAGGCAGCAATCGGATTTCAGCGATCAAAGGAGAAGTTTTCCGCAACCTTACAAATTTACGGAGATTGTATCTCAATGGCAATCAGATTGAGCGTCTGAGCCCAGAAATGTTTGCTGGCCTCCACAACTTGCAGTATCTGTATTTGGAATACAATGTCATCAAAGAAATCTTAGCAGGCACCTTTGACTTGATGCCAAATTTGCAGTTGCTCTACCTGAACAACAATCTTCTGCGCAGCTTGCCAGCATACATTTTTGCTGGGGCACCGCTTGCCAGGCTGAATCTGAGGAACAATCATTTCATGTACTTACCTGTAAGTGGTGTTCTTGATCAGCTAAAATCTCTTACACAAATTGATTTGGAAGGTAATCCGTGGGACTGCACTTGTGATTTAGTTGCTTTAAAACTGTGGCTTGAAAAACTAAATGAAGGTATTGTGGTGAAGgaattaaaatgtgaaacacCTGTACAGTTTGCTAACATTGAACTTAAGTCTCTGAAAAATGAGATCCTCTGTCCTAAACTTTTAAACAAGCCATCTGGTCTGTTCACTAGTCCCGTGCCCGCTGTCTCTTTTACTACACCACTGGGACCGGTTCGGAGTCCTCCTGGTGGCCCAGTTCCATTGTCCATCCTAATCTTAAGCATATTAGTTGTGCTTATTTTAACagtgtttgttgctttttgtcttcttgtttTTGTGCTTCGTCGCAACAAAAAACCAACTGTAAAGCATGAAGGGATTGGAAATCAAGAATGCAGTTCTATGCAACTGCAGCTAAGAAAGCACGATCACAAGTCAAACAAAAAAGACGGACTAGGCGCAGAGGCCTTCATTCCTCAAACCATTGAGCAGATGAGTAAAAGCCATACTTGTGGCTTAAAGGAGTCTGAAACGGGCTTCACGTTTGCTGATCCACCAGGGCAAAAAGTCATTCTGAGAAATATTAATGACAAGGAGAAGGATTTATTGCATGTGGACACAAGAAAAAGACTTAGCACAATCGATGAACTGGACGAGTTATTCCCTGGGAGGGATTCCaatgtatttattcaaaatttccttgaaagtaaaaaagaatACAACAGCATAGGGGTCAGTGGCTTTGAAATACGTTACCCAGAGAAacaacaagacaaaaaaaacaagaaatctcTAATAGGTGGTAATCATAGTAAAATTGTAGTagaacaaaggaaaagtgaATATTTTGAACTAAAAGCTAAACTTCAAGGTTCACCTGACTACCTTCAAGTCCTTGAAGAACAAACAGCTTTGAATAAAATATAG
- the SLITRK4 gene encoding SLIT and NTRK-like protein 4 isoform X2 encodes MFLWLFLVLSSPVSSTTADADISVEICNVCSCVSVENVLYVNCEKVAVYRPNQLKPPWSNFYHLNFQNNLLIILYPNTFLNFTHAVSLQLGNNKLQNIEGGAFMGLSALKQLHLNNNELKILRADTFLGIENLEYLQADYNLIKFIERGAFNKLHKLKVLILNDNLISFLPDNIFRFASLTHLDIRGNRIQKLPYIGVLEHIGRIVELQLEDNPWNCTCDLLPLKAWLENMPYNIYIGEAICETPSDLYGRLLKETNKQELCSMGTGSDFDVRVLPPSQLEPGYSTPNGHTTQTSVHRLVTKPPKTTNPSKISGIVAGKALSNRNLSQIVSYQTRVPPLTPCPVPCICKTHPSDLGLSVNCQERNIESMAELLPKPLNAKKLHVNGNYIKDVDTTDFIEFEGLDLLHLGSNRISAIKGEVFRNLTNLRRLYLNGNQIERLSPEMFAGLHNLQYLYLEYNVIKEILAGTFDLMPNLQLLYLNNNLLRSLPAYIFAGAPLARLNLRNNHFMYLPVSGVLDQLKSLTQIDLEGNPWDCTCDLVALKLWLEKLNEGIVVKELKCETPVQFANIELKSLKNEILCPKLLNKPSGLFTSPVPAVSFTTPLGPVRSPPGGPVPLSILILSILVVLILTVFVAFCLLVFVLRRNKKPTVKHEGIGNQECSSMQLQLRKHDHKSNKKDGLGAEAFIPQTIEQMSKSHTCGLKESETGFTFADPPGQKVILRNINDKEKDLLHVDTRKRLSTIDELDELFPGRDSNVFIQNFLESKKEYNSIGVSGFEIRYPEKQQDKKNKKSLIGGNHSKIVVEQRKSEYFELKAKLQGSPDYLQVLEEQTALNKI; translated from the coding sequence ATGTTTCTGTGGCTCTTTCTGGTTCTGTCATCTCCAGTTTCTTCTACAACTGCAGATGCTGATATATCTGTGGAAATTTGCAATGTTTGCTCCTGTGTGTCAGTTGAGAATGTACTTTATGTCAACTGTGAGAAGGTTGCAGTCTACAGACCAAATCAGCTTAAACCACCGTGGTCTAATTTTTACCAcctaaattttcaaaacaacCTGCTAATTATTCTATATCCAAATACCTTTCTTAATTTCACACATGCAGTGTCCTTGCAATTGGGTAATAATAAGTTACAGAACATTGAGGGAGGGGCCTTTATGGGTCTTAGTGCATTAAAACAGTTGCACTTGAACAACAATGAATTAAAGATTCTCCGTGCTGACACTTTCCTGGGCATAGAGAACTTGGAGTATCTCCAAGCTGACTACAATTTAATCAAGTTTATTGAACGGGGAGCCTTTAATAAGCTTCACAAGCTGAAAGTCCTTATCCTTAATGACAATCTGATTTCATTCCTTCCCGATAATATTTTTCGATTTGCTTCTCTAACCCATCTGGATATACGAGGGAATCGAATACAGAAGCTTCCATACATTGGAGTCCTGGAACACATTGGGCGAATTGTCGAATTACAGCTGGAAGACAACCCCTGGAATTGTACTTGTGATTTGTTGCCCTTGAAAGCATGGCTGGAGAACATGCCCTATAATATCTACATTGGAGAAGCTATCTGTGAAACTCCCAGTGACTTGTATGGAAGGTTGCTGAAAGAAACCAACAAGCAAGAGCTGTGCTCCATGGGGACAGGGAGTGATTTTGATGTGCGTGTTCTACCTCCCTCGCAGCTGGAGCCTGGTTACAGCACACCAAATGGCCACACCACTCAAACATCAGTGCACAGATTAGTCACAAAGCCGCCGAAGACTACAAATCCTTCAAAGATCTCGGGGATAGTAGCAGGCAAAGCGCTGTCTAATCGTAATCTCAGTCAAATTGTATCTTATCAGACCAGGGTGCCTCCTTTAACTCCTTGCCCAGTCCCCTGCATTTGCAAAACACATCCTTCAGACTTGGGATTAAGTGTAAATTGCCAAGAAAGAAATATAGAGTCAATGGCTGAACTCCTACCAAAACCTTTAAATGCCAAGAAATTGCATGTAAATGGCAACTATATTAAGGATGTGGACACTACAGATTTCATTGAATTTGAGGGGCTGGATTTACTACATCTAGGCAGCAATCGGATTTCAGCGATCAAAGGAGAAGTTTTCCGCAACCTTACAAATTTACGGAGATTGTATCTCAATGGCAATCAGATTGAGCGTCTGAGCCCAGAAATGTTTGCTGGCCTCCACAACTTGCAGTATCTGTATTTGGAATACAATGTCATCAAAGAAATCTTAGCAGGCACCTTTGACTTGATGCCAAATTTGCAGTTGCTCTACCTGAACAACAATCTTCTGCGCAGCTTGCCAGCATACATTTTTGCTGGGGCACCGCTTGCCAGGCTGAATCTGAGGAACAATCATTTCATGTACTTACCTGTAAGTGGTGTTCTTGATCAGCTAAAATCTCTTACACAAATTGATTTGGAAGGTAATCCGTGGGACTGCACTTGTGATTTAGTTGCTTTAAAACTGTGGCTTGAAAAACTAAATGAAGGTATTGTGGTGAAGgaattaaaatgtgaaacacCTGTACAGTTTGCTAACATTGAACTTAAGTCTCTGAAAAATGAGATCCTCTGTCCTAAACTTTTAAACAAGCCATCTGGTCTGTTCACTAGTCCCGTGCCCGCTGTCTCTTTTACTACACCACTGGGACCGGTTCGGAGTCCTCCTGGTGGCCCAGTTCCATTGTCCATCCTAATCTTAAGCATATTAGTTGTGCTTATTTTAACagtgtttgttgctttttgtcttcttgtttTTGTGCTTCGTCGCAACAAAAAACCAACTGTAAAGCATGAAGGGATTGGAAATCAAGAATGCAGTTCTATGCAACTGCAGCTAAGAAAGCACGATCACAAGTCAAACAAAAAAGACGGACTAGGCGCAGAGGCCTTCATTCCTCAAACCATTGAGCAGATGAGTAAAAGCCATACTTGTGGCTTAAAGGAGTCTGAAACGGGCTTCACGTTTGCTGATCCACCAGGGCAAAAAGTCATTCTGAGAAATATTAATGACAAGGAGAAGGATTTATTGCATGTGGACACAAGAAAAAGACTTAGCACAATCGATGAACTGGACGAGTTATTCCCTGGGAGGGATTCCaatgtatttattcaaaatttccttgaaagtaaaaaagaatACAACAGCATAGGGGTCAGTGGCTTTGAAATACGTTACCCAGAGAAacaacaagacaaaaaaaacaagaaatctcTAATAGGTGGTAATCATAGTAAAATTGTAGTagaacaaaggaaaagtgaATATTTTGAACTAAAAGCTAAACTTCAAGGTTCACCTGACTACCTTCAAGTCCTTGAAGAACAAACAGCTTTGAATAAAATATAG